A window of Moritella sp. Urea-trap-13 contains these coding sequences:
- the rsxA gene encoding electron transport complex subunit RsxA, producing the protein MTEYLLLLVSTVLVNNFVLVKFLGLCPFMGVSSKLESAIGMSFATTFVLTIAAMSSYLVETYILTPLGLEYLRTLSFILVIAVVVQFTEMVVHKTSPTLYRLLGIFLPLITTNCAVLGVALLNINEKHNFVESAVYGFGAAVGFSLVLILFAAMRERIAAANVPAPFKGTSIAMITAGLMSLAFMGFTGLVKL; encoded by the coding sequence ATGACCGAATATCTCTTACTGCTAGTCAGCACTGTGCTTGTAAACAACTTTGTACTAGTCAAATTCCTTGGTTTATGCCCGTTTATGGGTGTGTCGAGTAAATTAGAAAGTGCCATAGGCATGTCGTTTGCAACAACGTTTGTATTGACCATTGCGGCAATGTCTTCATACCTAGTTGAAACCTATATTTTAACGCCACTTGGCTTAGAATATTTACGCACGCTTAGTTTCATTCTGGTAATTGCCGTTGTTGTACAATTTACCGAAATGGTGGTGCATAAAACCAGCCCTACCCTTTATCGTTTATTAGGTATTTTCTTACCACTTATCACAACTAACTGTGCGGTTCTTGGTGTGGCACTACTCAATATTAATGAAAAACATAACTTTGTCGAAAGTGCCGTATATGGATTTGGCGCTGCAGTTGGTTTCTCATTAGTACTGATATTATTTGCTGCAATGCGTGAACGAATTGCAGCAGCAAACGTCCCGGCCCCTTTTAAGGGTACTTCAATCGCTATGATCACCGCAGGGCTTATGTCACTTGCGTTCATGGGCTTTACGGGCTTGGTTAAACTTTAA
- the rsxB gene encoding electron transport complex subunit RsxB: protein MTTILIAIITLVILAALFGLGLGWAAIRFKIEGNPVVEQIDAELPQTQCGQCGYPGCKPYAEAVANGAEVNLCVPGGAATVEKLADIMGVEVKPVAEQEHDASIKLVARIIEEDCIGCTKCIQACPVDAIAGATRAMHTVIVDACTGCKLCVAPCPTDCIVMEPVQTAWKWQLDSIPVVNIK, encoded by the coding sequence ATGACTACTATTCTTATTGCTATTATTACCCTTGTTATTCTCGCCGCTTTGTTTGGGCTCGGGCTCGGCTGGGCCGCTATTCGTTTCAAAATTGAAGGTAACCCTGTCGTTGAACAGATTGATGCAGAGCTACCACAAACACAATGTGGCCAATGTGGCTATCCGGGTTGTAAACCCTATGCCGAAGCCGTGGCTAATGGTGCAGAAGTAAATTTATGTGTGCCAGGTGGCGCTGCTACAGTTGAAAAACTTGCTGATATTATGGGTGTTGAAGTTAAACCCGTCGCAGAACAAGAACATGATGCCAGCATTAAGCTCGTCGCACGGATCATTGAAGAAGACTGCATTGGTTGTACTAAATGTATTCAAGCCTGTCCGGTTGACGCCATTGCAGGGGCAACACGTGCAATGCACACTGTTATTGTTGATGCTTGTACCGGTTGTAAATTATGTGTCGCACCATGTCCGACCGATTGTATCGTGATGGAACCAGTACAAACTGCTTGGAAATGGCAGTTAGATTCTATCCCAGTCGTCAATATTAAGTAG
- a CDS encoding EAL domain-containing protein, translated as MTDYFRCNLLLTFVFLCMLISAAGFSYHSVNSSLAVQGSAVNDALSQKITLDSINDNNTKLLTERLALSQLFIQTESVSSSWQANINYPILIQLVFPQLAKNFSGATDLFSYKFKLKFSEKDNAVIQLLSIFSISLFIAYLLCLVSVKRLVVGLEKNMLHEIGHATKAKRQSFPTVTRLLAQHKAEHHKELQGQHDKIEALSKKINMDNLTGLYNRFYFRGELVEILSDKKPSQSAILALVRATALGHINKHSGFQLGDNYLKDISNMLRQCTKRYPDSQLYRVSGPDFAIIIPNMTAAVAHKLAREIKANLDEYQTLHELDNVAYIGITTIHSGHQPEQVLARADTALAKAQLEGPNYWAFQQQDSQQDNQGQSYWKEVIEEIISKRCLMLLSQPVQPIHRNMKNYQEIYTRFIGSNNAVLPTHTLFAMAQRLDYTIKLDQIIIENIISNSRTQMDGNSHWGVNLTSQSVQSSAFIVWLERLLLREPNIATNLVFEIDEVVLERNIVSSKRALDMLRRVGSRSAISKFGHGISSFKLFKELKPNYIKIDSSLIQSITNDNASQQFLRMIVDVAHRMSCQVIAEGVEELAQKQLLESMYVDGLQGYLIARPAPLSKIAS; from the coding sequence ATGACGGATTATTTTCGCTGCAACCTCCTTCTCACATTTGTTTTTTTATGTATGTTGATCAGTGCAGCAGGTTTTAGCTACCATTCAGTAAACTCATCATTGGCGGTTCAAGGTAGTGCTGTTAATGATGCATTAAGTCAAAAAATAACGCTTGATTCGATCAATGATAACAATACTAAGCTACTAACCGAGCGCCTCGCGCTAAGCCAATTATTCATTCAAACAGAATCAGTGTCTTCAAGTTGGCAAGCAAATATCAACTACCCTATTCTGATCCAGCTGGTATTCCCGCAGTTAGCTAAAAATTTCTCCGGCGCGACTGACTTATTCAGTTATAAATTTAAGCTGAAATTTAGTGAAAAAGATAACGCGGTTATTCAGTTATTAAGCATTTTTAGCATTTCACTATTTATCGCTTATTTATTATGCCTTGTATCTGTTAAGCGATTAGTAGTAGGCCTAGAAAAAAACATGCTGCACGAAATAGGTCATGCCACAAAAGCAAAGCGCCAATCATTCCCTACTGTCACTCGCCTTCTTGCTCAACATAAAGCTGAACATCATAAAGAATTACAAGGTCAGCACGATAAAATTGAAGCACTATCAAAAAAAATCAACATGGATAATTTGACGGGCTTATACAATCGATTTTATTTTCGTGGTGAACTAGTGGAGATCTTATCCGATAAAAAGCCATCTCAATCTGCAATCCTCGCATTAGTTCGAGCCACAGCCCTGGGGCATATCAATAAACACAGCGGCTTTCAACTCGGAGATAACTATCTAAAAGATATCTCCAATATGCTAAGACAATGTACAAAGCGCTACCCAGATAGCCAGTTGTATCGCGTATCAGGCCCAGATTTTGCCATTATCATTCCGAATATGACCGCTGCTGTCGCCCATAAACTGGCACGAGAGATAAAAGCGAACTTAGATGAATATCAAACTCTGCATGAACTAGACAATGTCGCTTATATTGGCATTACCACTATTCATTCAGGCCATCAGCCCGAGCAAGTACTTGCCCGTGCAGATACCGCATTAGCGAAAGCGCAACTGGAAGGACCAAACTATTGGGCTTTCCAACAACAAGACAGCCAACAGGATAATCAAGGTCAATCTTATTGGAAAGAGGTCATCGAGGAGATAATCAGCAAACGCTGCCTGATGTTACTTAGCCAACCAGTACAACCCATTCATCGTAATATGAAAAATTACCAAGAAATATATACCCGCTTTATTGGTAGTAATAATGCGGTGCTACCAACTCACACCTTGTTTGCCATGGCTCAACGCTTGGATTACACCATAAAGTTGGATCAAATCATTATTGAAAACATTATCAGTAATAGTCGCACACAAATGGATGGTAACAGTCATTGGGGGGTTAACTTAACGTCTCAGTCCGTGCAAAGTAGCGCATTTATTGTCTGGTTAGAACGCTTGTTATTACGAGAGCCTAATATTGCCACGAATCTGGTGTTCGAAATAGATGAAGTGGTATTAGAACGAAATATAGTCTCCAGTAAACGCGCTCTTGATATGTTACGCCGTGTGGGTAGTCGCTCAGCAATTAGTAAATTTGGTCACGGTATCAGCTCATTTAAATTATTTAAAGAACTCAAACCCAACTATATCAAAATAGACAGCAGCTTGATCCAATCAATTACCAATGATAATGCCAGTCAACAATTTTTGCGGATGATCGTTGATGTAGCCCACCGCATGAGTTGCCAAGTCATTGCCGAAGGCGTCGAAGAGTTAGCACAAAAACAATTACTGGAATCTATGTATGTCGACGGGCTCCAAGGTTATCTCATCGCAAGACCCGCTCCTTTAAGCAAAATAGCCAGTTAA